A part of Hippopotamus amphibius kiboko isolate mHipAmp2 chromosome 16, mHipAmp2.hap2, whole genome shotgun sequence genomic DNA contains:
- the DMPK gene encoding myotonin-protein kinase isoform X2, with translation MSAEVRLRRLQQLVLDPSFLGLEPLLDLLLGVHQELGASDLAQDKYVADFLEWVEPIATRLKEARLQRDDFEILKVIGRGAFSEVAVVKMKQTGQVYAMKIMNKRDMLKRGEVSCFREERDVLVNGDQRWITQLHFAFQDENYLYLVMEYYVGGDLLTLLSKFGERIPAEMARFYLAEIVMAIDSVHRLGYVHRDIKPDNILLDRCGHIRLADFGSCLKLRADGTVRSLVAVGTPDYLSPEILQAVGGGPGTGSYGSECDWWALGVFAYEMFYGQTPFYADSTAETYGKIVHYKEHLSLPLADAGVPEEARDLIQQLLCPPEMRLGQNGAGDFQKHPFFFGLDWDSLRDSVPPFTPDFEGATDTCNFDVVEDGLTAMVSGGGETLSDMQEGMPLGVHLPFVGYSYSCMALRDDEVPGSTPMELEAEPLPEPLQEPSLEPAVPPPEEMAETAVPAAIPEAVAEAEVTLRELQEALEEEVLSRQSLSQELEAIRTANKDFASQLREAQARNQDLEAHVRQLQERMELLQAGGTAAVTGVPSPRATDPPSHMAPRPWLWASARWWGQAPCTAATCCSLPGSLGLAYRRRVPCSCSPLLWLVPPPWAALGWWPTPAISPQSDPVGEPPEP, from the exons ATGTCAGCCGAGGTGCGGCTGAGGCGGCTTCAGCAGCTGGTGCTGGACCCCAGCTTCCTGGGGCTGGAGCCCCTGCTCGACCTTCTCCTGGGCGTCCACCAGGAGCTGGGCGCCTCCGACCTGGCCCAGGACAAGTATGTGGCCGACTTCTTGGAGTGGG TGGAGCCCATCGCGACGAGGCTTAAGGAGGCCCGACTACAGAGGGATGACTTTGAGATCCTGAAGGTGATCGGACGCGGGGCATTCAGCGAG GTGGCGGTGGTGAAGATGAAGCAGACGGGCCAGGTGTACGCCATGAAGATCATGAACAAGCGGGACATGCTGAAGAGAGGCGAG GTGTCGTGCTTCCGCGAAGAGAGGGATGTGTTGGTGAACGGGGACCAGCGCTGGATCACGCAGCTGCACTTCGCCTTCCAGGACGAGAACTACCTG TACCTGGTCATGGAGTACTACGTGGGCGGGGACCTGCTAACGCTGCTGAGCAAGTTTGGGGAGCGGATCCCGGCCGAGATGGCGCGCTTCTACCTGGCCGAGATTGTCATGGCCATAGACTCGGTGCACCGGCTGGGCTACGTGCACAG GGACATCAAACCGGACAACATCCTGCTGGACCGCTGCGGCCACATCCGCTTGGCCGACTTCGGCTCCTGCCTCAAGCTGCGGGCAGATGGAACG GTGCGGTCGTTGGTGGCTGTGGGCACCCCGGACTACTTGTCTCCCGAGATCCTGCAGGCCGTGGGCGGTGGGCCCGGGACTGGCAGCTATGGGTCCGAGTGTGACTGGTGGGCTCTGGGCGTGTTCGCCTATGAAATGTTCTACGGGCAGACGCCCTTCTATGCCGACTCCACGGCTGAGACCTATGGCAAGATCGTGCACTACAAG GAGCACCTGTCTCTACCACTGGCAGACgcaggagtccctgaggaggCCCGCGACCTCATCCAGCAGCTTCTGTGTCCCCCTGAGATGCGCCTGGGCCAGAATGGAGCAGGCGATTTCCAGAAACATCCTTTCTTCTTTGGCCTTGACTGGGACAGCCTCCGAGACAGTGTGCCCCCCTTTACACCAGATTTCGAGGGTGCCACGGATACTTGCAACTTTGATGTGGTGGAAGATGGGCTCACTGCCATGGTGAGCGGGGGCGGG GAGACGCTGTCAGACATGCAGGAAGGCATGCCGCTTGGGGTCCACCTGCCTTTTGTGGGCTACTCCTACTCCTGCATGGCCCTCAG ggATGATGAGGTCCCGGGCTCCACGCCCATGGAACTGGAGGCCGAGCCGTTGCCTGAGCCATTGCAAGAGCCCAGCCTGGAACCCGCAGTGCCCCCACCAGAGGAAATG GCTGAAACAGCAGTTCCGGCGGCCATCCCGGAGGCGGTGGCAGAGGCCGAGGTGACGCTGCGGGAGCTCCAGGAGGCTCTGGAGGAGGAGGTGCTTAGCCGGCAGAGCCTGAGCCAGGAGCTGGAGGCCATCCGGACGGCCAACAAGGACTTCGCCAG TCAACTACGCGAGGCCCAGGCCCGGAACCAAGACCTGGAGGCGCACGTGCGGCAGCTGCAGGAGCGGATGGAGTTGCTTCAGGCCGGGGGAACCGCAG ctGTCACGGGGGTCCCCAGTCCCCGGGCCACGGATCCACCTTCCCAT ATGGCCCCCCGGCCGTGGCTCTGGGCCAGTGCCCGCTGGTGGGGCCAGGCCCCATGCACCGCCGCCACCTGCTGCTCCCTGCCAGG GTCCCTAGGCCTGGCCTATCGGAGGCGCGTTCCTTGCTCCTGTTCGCCGCTGCTCTGGCTGGTGCCGCCGCCCTGGGCTGCGTTGGGTTGGTGGCCTACGCCGGCCATCTCACCGCAGTCTGACCCCGTCGGGGAGCCGCCTGAACCCTAG
- the DMPK gene encoding myotonin-protein kinase isoform X7, with protein sequence MVLPARHVSRGAAEAASAAGAGPQLPGAGAPARPSPGRPPGAGRLRPGPGQVCGRLLGVGPKLSVSQSVVQEPPASEPRVEPIATRLKEARLQRDDFEILKVIGRGAFSEVAVVKMKQTGQVYAMKIMNKRDMLKRGEVSCFREERDVLVNGDQRWITQLHFAFQDENYLYLVMEYYVGGDLLTLLSKFGERIPAEMARFYLAEIVMAIDSVHRLGYVHRDIKPDNILLDRCGHIRLADFGSCLKLRADGTVRSLVAVGTPDYLSPEILQAVGGGPGTGSYGSECDWWALGVFAYEMFYGQTPFYADSTAETYGKIVHYKEHLSLPLADAGVPEEARDLIQQLLCPPEMRLGQNGAGDFQKHPFFFGLDWDSLRDSVPPFTPDFEGATDTCNFDVVEDGLTAMVSGGGETLSDMQEGMPLGVHLPFVGYSYSCMALRDDEVPGSTPMELEAEPLPEPLQEPSLEPAVPPPEEMAETAVPAAIPEAVAEAEVTLRELQEALEEEVLSRQSLSQELEAIRTANKDFASQLREAQARNQDLEAHVRQLQERMELLQAGGTAAVTGVPSPRATDPPSHLDGPPAVALGQCPLVGPGPMHRRHLLLPARVPRPGLSEARSLLLFAAALAGAAALGCVGLVAYAGHLTAV encoded by the exons ATGGTGCTGCCTGCCCGACATGTCAGCCGAGGTGCGGCTGAGGCGGCTTCAGCAGCTGGTGCTGGACCCCAGCTTCCTGGGGCTGGAGCCCCTGCTCGACCTTCTCCTGGGCGTCCACCAGGAGCTGGGCGCCTCCGACCTGGCCCAGGACAAGTATGTGGCCGACTTCTTGGAGTGGG CCCTAAACTCAGcgtttcccaaagtgtggtccaaGAGCCACCAGCATCTGAGCCTAGAG TGGAGCCCATCGCGACGAGGCTTAAGGAGGCCCGACTACAGAGGGATGACTTTGAGATCCTGAAGGTGATCGGACGCGGGGCATTCAGCGAG GTGGCGGTGGTGAAGATGAAGCAGACGGGCCAGGTGTACGCCATGAAGATCATGAACAAGCGGGACATGCTGAAGAGAGGCGAG GTGTCGTGCTTCCGCGAAGAGAGGGATGTGTTGGTGAACGGGGACCAGCGCTGGATCACGCAGCTGCACTTCGCCTTCCAGGACGAGAACTACCTG TACCTGGTCATGGAGTACTACGTGGGCGGGGACCTGCTAACGCTGCTGAGCAAGTTTGGGGAGCGGATCCCGGCCGAGATGGCGCGCTTCTACCTGGCCGAGATTGTCATGGCCATAGACTCGGTGCACCGGCTGGGCTACGTGCACAG GGACATCAAACCGGACAACATCCTGCTGGACCGCTGCGGCCACATCCGCTTGGCCGACTTCGGCTCCTGCCTCAAGCTGCGGGCAGATGGAACG GTGCGGTCGTTGGTGGCTGTGGGCACCCCGGACTACTTGTCTCCCGAGATCCTGCAGGCCGTGGGCGGTGGGCCCGGGACTGGCAGCTATGGGTCCGAGTGTGACTGGTGGGCTCTGGGCGTGTTCGCCTATGAAATGTTCTACGGGCAGACGCCCTTCTATGCCGACTCCACGGCTGAGACCTATGGCAAGATCGTGCACTACAAG GAGCACCTGTCTCTACCACTGGCAGACgcaggagtccctgaggaggCCCGCGACCTCATCCAGCAGCTTCTGTGTCCCCCTGAGATGCGCCTGGGCCAGAATGGAGCAGGCGATTTCCAGAAACATCCTTTCTTCTTTGGCCTTGACTGGGACAGCCTCCGAGACAGTGTGCCCCCCTTTACACCAGATTTCGAGGGTGCCACGGATACTTGCAACTTTGATGTGGTGGAAGATGGGCTCACTGCCATGGTGAGCGGGGGCGGG GAGACGCTGTCAGACATGCAGGAAGGCATGCCGCTTGGGGTCCACCTGCCTTTTGTGGGCTACTCCTACTCCTGCATGGCCCTCAG ggATGATGAGGTCCCGGGCTCCACGCCCATGGAACTGGAGGCCGAGCCGTTGCCTGAGCCATTGCAAGAGCCCAGCCTGGAACCCGCAGTGCCCCCACCAGAGGAAATG GCTGAAACAGCAGTTCCGGCGGCCATCCCGGAGGCGGTGGCAGAGGCCGAGGTGACGCTGCGGGAGCTCCAGGAGGCTCTGGAGGAGGAGGTGCTTAGCCGGCAGAGCCTGAGCCAGGAGCTGGAGGCCATCCGGACGGCCAACAAGGACTTCGCCAG TCAACTACGCGAGGCCCAGGCCCGGAACCAAGACCTGGAGGCGCACGTGCGGCAGCTGCAGGAGCGGATGGAGTTGCTTCAGGCCGGGGGAACCGCAG ctGTCACGGGGGTCCCCAGTCCCCGGGCCACGGATCCACCTTCCCAT CTAGATGGCCCCCCGGCCGTGGCTCTGGGCCAGTGCCCGCTGGTGGGGCCAGGCCCCATGCACCGCCGCCACCTGCTGCTCCCTGCCAGG GTCCCTAGGCCTGGCCTATCGGAGGCGCGTTCCTTGCTCCTGTTCGCCGCTGCTCTGGCTGGTGCCGCCGCCCTGGGCTGCGTTGGGTTGGTGGCCTACGCCGGCCATCTCACCGCAGTCTGA
- the DMPK gene encoding myotonin-protein kinase isoform X4, whose translation MSAEVRLRRLQQLVLDPSFLGLEPLLDLLLGVHQELGASDLAQDKYVADFLEWVEPIATRLKEARLQRDDFEILKVIGRGAFSEVAVVKMKQTGQVYAMKIMNKRDMLKRGEVSCFREERDVLVNGDQRWITQLHFAFQDENYLYLVMEYYVGGDLLTLLSKFGERIPAEMARFYLAEIVMAIDSVHRLGYVHRDIKPDNILLDRCGHIRLADFGSCLKLRADGTVRSLVAVGTPDYLSPEILQAVGGGPGTGSYGSECDWWALGVFAYEMFYGQTPFYADSTAETYGKIVHYKEHLSLPLADAGVPEEARDLIQQLLCPPEMRLGQNGAGDFQKHPFFFGLDWDSLRDSVPPFTPDFEGATDTCNFDVVEDGLTAMVSGGGETLSDMQEGMPLGVHLPFVGYSYSCMALRDDEVPGSTPMELEAEPLPEPLQEPSLEPAVPPPEEMAETAVPAAIPEAVAEAEVTLRELQEALEEEVLSRQSLSQELEAIRTANKDFASQLREAQARNQDLEAHVRQLQERMELLQAGGTADGPPAVALGQCPLVGPGPMHRRHLLLPARVPRPGLSEARSLLLFAAALAGAAALGCVGLVAYAGHLTAV comes from the exons ATGTCAGCCGAGGTGCGGCTGAGGCGGCTTCAGCAGCTGGTGCTGGACCCCAGCTTCCTGGGGCTGGAGCCCCTGCTCGACCTTCTCCTGGGCGTCCACCAGGAGCTGGGCGCCTCCGACCTGGCCCAGGACAAGTATGTGGCCGACTTCTTGGAGTGGG TGGAGCCCATCGCGACGAGGCTTAAGGAGGCCCGACTACAGAGGGATGACTTTGAGATCCTGAAGGTGATCGGACGCGGGGCATTCAGCGAG GTGGCGGTGGTGAAGATGAAGCAGACGGGCCAGGTGTACGCCATGAAGATCATGAACAAGCGGGACATGCTGAAGAGAGGCGAG GTGTCGTGCTTCCGCGAAGAGAGGGATGTGTTGGTGAACGGGGACCAGCGCTGGATCACGCAGCTGCACTTCGCCTTCCAGGACGAGAACTACCTG TACCTGGTCATGGAGTACTACGTGGGCGGGGACCTGCTAACGCTGCTGAGCAAGTTTGGGGAGCGGATCCCGGCCGAGATGGCGCGCTTCTACCTGGCCGAGATTGTCATGGCCATAGACTCGGTGCACCGGCTGGGCTACGTGCACAG GGACATCAAACCGGACAACATCCTGCTGGACCGCTGCGGCCACATCCGCTTGGCCGACTTCGGCTCCTGCCTCAAGCTGCGGGCAGATGGAACG GTGCGGTCGTTGGTGGCTGTGGGCACCCCGGACTACTTGTCTCCCGAGATCCTGCAGGCCGTGGGCGGTGGGCCCGGGACTGGCAGCTATGGGTCCGAGTGTGACTGGTGGGCTCTGGGCGTGTTCGCCTATGAAATGTTCTACGGGCAGACGCCCTTCTATGCCGACTCCACGGCTGAGACCTATGGCAAGATCGTGCACTACAAG GAGCACCTGTCTCTACCACTGGCAGACgcaggagtccctgaggaggCCCGCGACCTCATCCAGCAGCTTCTGTGTCCCCCTGAGATGCGCCTGGGCCAGAATGGAGCAGGCGATTTCCAGAAACATCCTTTCTTCTTTGGCCTTGACTGGGACAGCCTCCGAGACAGTGTGCCCCCCTTTACACCAGATTTCGAGGGTGCCACGGATACTTGCAACTTTGATGTGGTGGAAGATGGGCTCACTGCCATGGTGAGCGGGGGCGGG GAGACGCTGTCAGACATGCAGGAAGGCATGCCGCTTGGGGTCCACCTGCCTTTTGTGGGCTACTCCTACTCCTGCATGGCCCTCAG ggATGATGAGGTCCCGGGCTCCACGCCCATGGAACTGGAGGCCGAGCCGTTGCCTGAGCCATTGCAAGAGCCCAGCCTGGAACCCGCAGTGCCCCCACCAGAGGAAATG GCTGAAACAGCAGTTCCGGCGGCCATCCCGGAGGCGGTGGCAGAGGCCGAGGTGACGCTGCGGGAGCTCCAGGAGGCTCTGGAGGAGGAGGTGCTTAGCCGGCAGAGCCTGAGCCAGGAGCTGGAGGCCATCCGGACGGCCAACAAGGACTTCGCCAG TCAACTACGCGAGGCCCAGGCCCGGAACCAAGACCTGGAGGCGCACGTGCGGCAGCTGCAGGAGCGGATGGAGTTGCTTCAGGCCGGGGGAACCGCAG ATGGCCCCCCGGCCGTGGCTCTGGGCCAGTGCCCGCTGGTGGGGCCAGGCCCCATGCACCGCCGCCACCTGCTGCTCCCTGCCAGG GTCCCTAGGCCTGGCCTATCGGAGGCGCGTTCCTTGCTCCTGTTCGCCGCTGCTCTGGCTGGTGCCGCCGCCCTGGGCTGCGTTGGGTTGGTGGCCTACGCCGGCCATCTCACCGCAGTCTGA
- the DMPK gene encoding myotonin-protein kinase isoform X6, which translates to MSAEVRLRRLQQLVLDPSFLGLEPLLDLLLGVHQELGASDLAQDKYVADFLEWVEPIATRLKEARLQRDDFEILKVIGRGAFSEVAVVKMKQTGQVYAMKIMNKRDMLKRGEVSCFREERDVLVNGDQRWITQLHFAFQDENYLYLVMEYYVGGDLLTLLSKFGERIPAEMARFYLAEIVMAIDSVHRLGYVHRDIKPDNILLDRCGHIRLADFGSCLKLRADGTVRSLVAVGTPDYLSPEILQAVGGGPGTGSYGSECDWWALGVFAYEMFYGQTPFYADSTAETYGKIVHYKEHLSLPLADAGVPEEARDLIQQLLCPPEMRLGQNGAGDFQKHPFFFGLDWDSLRDSVPPFTPDFEGATDTCNFDVVEDGLTAMVSGGGETLSDMQEGMPLGVHLPFVGYSYSCMALRDDEVPGSTPMELEAEPLPEPLQEPSLEPAVPPPEEMAETAVPAAIPEAVAEAEVTLRELQEALEEEVLSRQSLSQELEAIRTANKDFASQLREAQARNQDLEAHVRQLQERMELLQAGGTAGP; encoded by the exons ATGTCAGCCGAGGTGCGGCTGAGGCGGCTTCAGCAGCTGGTGCTGGACCCCAGCTTCCTGGGGCTGGAGCCCCTGCTCGACCTTCTCCTGGGCGTCCACCAGGAGCTGGGCGCCTCCGACCTGGCCCAGGACAAGTATGTGGCCGACTTCTTGGAGTGGG TGGAGCCCATCGCGACGAGGCTTAAGGAGGCCCGACTACAGAGGGATGACTTTGAGATCCTGAAGGTGATCGGACGCGGGGCATTCAGCGAG GTGGCGGTGGTGAAGATGAAGCAGACGGGCCAGGTGTACGCCATGAAGATCATGAACAAGCGGGACATGCTGAAGAGAGGCGAG GTGTCGTGCTTCCGCGAAGAGAGGGATGTGTTGGTGAACGGGGACCAGCGCTGGATCACGCAGCTGCACTTCGCCTTCCAGGACGAGAACTACCTG TACCTGGTCATGGAGTACTACGTGGGCGGGGACCTGCTAACGCTGCTGAGCAAGTTTGGGGAGCGGATCCCGGCCGAGATGGCGCGCTTCTACCTGGCCGAGATTGTCATGGCCATAGACTCGGTGCACCGGCTGGGCTACGTGCACAG GGACATCAAACCGGACAACATCCTGCTGGACCGCTGCGGCCACATCCGCTTGGCCGACTTCGGCTCCTGCCTCAAGCTGCGGGCAGATGGAACG GTGCGGTCGTTGGTGGCTGTGGGCACCCCGGACTACTTGTCTCCCGAGATCCTGCAGGCCGTGGGCGGTGGGCCCGGGACTGGCAGCTATGGGTCCGAGTGTGACTGGTGGGCTCTGGGCGTGTTCGCCTATGAAATGTTCTACGGGCAGACGCCCTTCTATGCCGACTCCACGGCTGAGACCTATGGCAAGATCGTGCACTACAAG GAGCACCTGTCTCTACCACTGGCAGACgcaggagtccctgaggaggCCCGCGACCTCATCCAGCAGCTTCTGTGTCCCCCTGAGATGCGCCTGGGCCAGAATGGAGCAGGCGATTTCCAGAAACATCCTTTCTTCTTTGGCCTTGACTGGGACAGCCTCCGAGACAGTGTGCCCCCCTTTACACCAGATTTCGAGGGTGCCACGGATACTTGCAACTTTGATGTGGTGGAAGATGGGCTCACTGCCATGGTGAGCGGGGGCGGG GAGACGCTGTCAGACATGCAGGAAGGCATGCCGCTTGGGGTCCACCTGCCTTTTGTGGGCTACTCCTACTCCTGCATGGCCCTCAG ggATGATGAGGTCCCGGGCTCCACGCCCATGGAACTGGAGGCCGAGCCGTTGCCTGAGCCATTGCAAGAGCCCAGCCTGGAACCCGCAGTGCCCCCACCAGAGGAAATG GCTGAAACAGCAGTTCCGGCGGCCATCCCGGAGGCGGTGGCAGAGGCCGAGGTGACGCTGCGGGAGCTCCAGGAGGCTCTGGAGGAGGAGGTGCTTAGCCGGCAGAGCCTGAGCCAGGAGCTGGAGGCCATCCGGACGGCCAACAAGGACTTCGCCAG TCAACTACGCGAGGCCCAGGCCCGGAACCAAGACCTGGAGGCGCACGTGCGGCAGCTGCAGGAGCGGATGGAGTTGCTTCAGGCCGGGGGAACCGCAG GTCCCTAG
- the DMPK gene encoding myotonin-protein kinase isoform X3, protein MSAEVRLRRLQQLVLDPSFLGLEPLLDLLLGVHQELGASDLAQDKYVADFLEWVEPIATRLKEARLQRDDFEILKVIGRGAFSEVAVVKMKQTGQVYAMKIMNKRDMLKRGEVSCFREERDVLVNGDQRWITQLHFAFQDENYLYLVMEYYVGGDLLTLLSKFGERIPAEMARFYLAEIVMAIDSVHRLGYVHRDIKPDNILLDRCGHIRLADFGSCLKLRADGTVRSLVAVGTPDYLSPEILQAVGGGPGTGSYGSECDWWALGVFAYEMFYGQTPFYADSTAETYGKIVHYKEHLSLPLADAGVPEEARDLIQQLLCPPEMRLGQNGAGDFQKHPFFFGLDWDSLRDSVPPFTPDFEGATDTCNFDVVEDGLTAMVSGGGETLSDMQEGMPLGVHLPFVGYSYSCMALRDDEVPGSTPMELEAEPLPEPLQEPSLEPAVPPPEEMAETAVPAAIPEAVAEAEVTLRELQEALEEEVLSRQSLSQELEAIRTANKDFASQLREAQARNQDLEAHVRQLQERMELLQAGGTAAVTGVPSPRATDPPSHLDGPPAVALGQCPLVGPGPMHRRHLLLPARVPRPGLSEARSLLLFAAALAGAAALGCVGLVAYAGHLTAV, encoded by the exons ATGTCAGCCGAGGTGCGGCTGAGGCGGCTTCAGCAGCTGGTGCTGGACCCCAGCTTCCTGGGGCTGGAGCCCCTGCTCGACCTTCTCCTGGGCGTCCACCAGGAGCTGGGCGCCTCCGACCTGGCCCAGGACAAGTATGTGGCCGACTTCTTGGAGTGGG TGGAGCCCATCGCGACGAGGCTTAAGGAGGCCCGACTACAGAGGGATGACTTTGAGATCCTGAAGGTGATCGGACGCGGGGCATTCAGCGAG GTGGCGGTGGTGAAGATGAAGCAGACGGGCCAGGTGTACGCCATGAAGATCATGAACAAGCGGGACATGCTGAAGAGAGGCGAG GTGTCGTGCTTCCGCGAAGAGAGGGATGTGTTGGTGAACGGGGACCAGCGCTGGATCACGCAGCTGCACTTCGCCTTCCAGGACGAGAACTACCTG TACCTGGTCATGGAGTACTACGTGGGCGGGGACCTGCTAACGCTGCTGAGCAAGTTTGGGGAGCGGATCCCGGCCGAGATGGCGCGCTTCTACCTGGCCGAGATTGTCATGGCCATAGACTCGGTGCACCGGCTGGGCTACGTGCACAG GGACATCAAACCGGACAACATCCTGCTGGACCGCTGCGGCCACATCCGCTTGGCCGACTTCGGCTCCTGCCTCAAGCTGCGGGCAGATGGAACG GTGCGGTCGTTGGTGGCTGTGGGCACCCCGGACTACTTGTCTCCCGAGATCCTGCAGGCCGTGGGCGGTGGGCCCGGGACTGGCAGCTATGGGTCCGAGTGTGACTGGTGGGCTCTGGGCGTGTTCGCCTATGAAATGTTCTACGGGCAGACGCCCTTCTATGCCGACTCCACGGCTGAGACCTATGGCAAGATCGTGCACTACAAG GAGCACCTGTCTCTACCACTGGCAGACgcaggagtccctgaggaggCCCGCGACCTCATCCAGCAGCTTCTGTGTCCCCCTGAGATGCGCCTGGGCCAGAATGGAGCAGGCGATTTCCAGAAACATCCTTTCTTCTTTGGCCTTGACTGGGACAGCCTCCGAGACAGTGTGCCCCCCTTTACACCAGATTTCGAGGGTGCCACGGATACTTGCAACTTTGATGTGGTGGAAGATGGGCTCACTGCCATGGTGAGCGGGGGCGGG GAGACGCTGTCAGACATGCAGGAAGGCATGCCGCTTGGGGTCCACCTGCCTTTTGTGGGCTACTCCTACTCCTGCATGGCCCTCAG ggATGATGAGGTCCCGGGCTCCACGCCCATGGAACTGGAGGCCGAGCCGTTGCCTGAGCCATTGCAAGAGCCCAGCCTGGAACCCGCAGTGCCCCCACCAGAGGAAATG GCTGAAACAGCAGTTCCGGCGGCCATCCCGGAGGCGGTGGCAGAGGCCGAGGTGACGCTGCGGGAGCTCCAGGAGGCTCTGGAGGAGGAGGTGCTTAGCCGGCAGAGCCTGAGCCAGGAGCTGGAGGCCATCCGGACGGCCAACAAGGACTTCGCCAG TCAACTACGCGAGGCCCAGGCCCGGAACCAAGACCTGGAGGCGCACGTGCGGCAGCTGCAGGAGCGGATGGAGTTGCTTCAGGCCGGGGGAACCGCAG ctGTCACGGGGGTCCCCAGTCCCCGGGCCACGGATCCACCTTCCCAT CTAGATGGCCCCCCGGCCGTGGCTCTGGGCCAGTGCCCGCTGGTGGGGCCAGGCCCCATGCACCGCCGCCACCTGCTGCTCCCTGCCAGG GTCCCTAGGCCTGGCCTATCGGAGGCGCGTTCCTTGCTCCTGTTCGCCGCTGCTCTGGCTGGTGCCGCCGCCCTGGGCTGCGTTGGGTTGGTGGCCTACGCCGGCCATCTCACCGCAGTCTGA